In one Colletotrichum destructivum chromosome 2, complete sequence genomic region, the following are encoded:
- a CDS encoding Putative WD40/YVTN repeat-like-containing domain superfamily translates to MSHEDDKDDDVNNNDDDNDDARRNGCSGEPICVQYKFSQTVPPSKGIPAQIRLLSMSKYSFVTVHGDCNVLIWNSLRNVPPRRVVVDIVMDYITGIAISPTNSSIIALTFRLGTMHEAWTFDLASRTTEAKLSTGADFHTVQFSPDGRLLAWISAGCVDVWETVLATHVLTIRESKRRTNGLPTARFAFTPDSGRMATVDRSGRLTSWDATTWSLVDESKAKKAWDNEGREAVQLVASKERVMVVSRKGQESGTWALTTWWPENGSRAELEMKGCEFGCVPGDGEFVATVQSDGGKLRVRDSRNGVCLDQSTQGIAKNGKSPSVVTGGITSDGRIMATQIVNGRTTLWQLVAAE, encoded by the coding sequence ATGTCAcacgaggacgacaaggacgacgacgtcaacaacaacgacgacgacaatgacGACGCGCGACGCAATGGCTGCTCGGGCGAGCCGATATGCGTCCAGTACAAGTTCTCGCAGACAGTTCCGCCATCGAAGGGCATACCGGCGCAAATCAGGCTACTGAGCATGTCGAAGTACAGCTTTGTGACGGTCCACGGTGACTGTAATGTGCTCATTTGGAACTCGCTCCGCAACGTGCCGCCTCGGCGCGTAGTGGTCGACATCGTGATGGACTACATCACCGGCATTGCCATCTCCCCTACGAATAGTTCCATAATCGCACTCACCTTCCGGCTAGGTACGATGCACGAGGCGTGGACGTTCGACTTGGCAAGTCGGACAACCGAGGCTAAGCTTTCGACGGGGGCGGATTTCCACACGGTTCAATTCTCGCCTGACGGGCGCCTTCTGGCGTGGATATCGGCGGGATGCGTCGACGTCTGGGAGACGGTACTCGCCACGCACGTGCTGACGATTCGAGAAAGCAAGAGGCGGACGAACGGGCTGCCGACGGCGCGGTTCGCATTCACACCGGACTCGGGCCGCATGGCAACCGTCGATCGGTCGGGGCGGTTGACGAGCTGGGACGCAACGACGTGGTCGTTAGTGGACGAATCCAAGGCAAAGAAGGCGTGGGATAACGAAGGGCGCGAGGCGGTGCAGCTCGTTGCTAGCAAAGAGCGTGTCATGGTGGTCTCGCGCAAGGGACAAGAGTCGGGGACGTGGGCATTGACGACGTGGTGGCCCGAAAACGGCAGCAGGGCAGAGCTCGAGATGAAGGGTTGCGAGTTCGGATGCGTGCCCGGGGATGGCGAGTTCGTTGCGACGGTGCAGTCGGACGGCGGGAAGCTTCGGGTTCGCGATTCGAGAAACGGCGTCTGCCTCGATCAGTCGACCCAGGGCATAGCGAAGAACGGCAAGTCGCCGTCAGTGGTGACAGGAGGCATCACGTCGGATGGGAGGATCATGGCGACGCAAATTGTCAACGGGCGCACGACCTTGTGGCAGTTGGTGGCCGCCGAGTAG
- a CDS encoding Putative glycoside hydrolase, family 43, concanavalin A-like lectin/glucanase domain superfamily, translating to MRSLRLVPLLASLLALATTIAAAASSVKKCRDETFQNPVLYEDYPDNDVSVGPDGAFYFSASNFHYSPGAPILRSLDLVNWEPVGHSIPRMNFGDGYDLPPGGPRAYRGGTWASTLRYRESDGLWYWIGCTNFWITWVFTASSVEGPWYNRANFGGGTCMYDNGLLIDDDDTMYVVYGNGQVKVAQLAADGLSVVRTEQVLQASDVNTETVEGNRMYKINGTYYILNDQPGSTTYVWKSSSPWGPYEAKVLGQNVAPPLAGGNSPHQGSLVQTAKGDWYFVSFTWAYPAGRMPVLAPVVWGADGFPELVKGSNGGWGSSYPLPLPSRPLYNWTRTYRFEEDGVLPPTWEWNHNPDVASYRVGNGVTLRAASVTEDLYSARNTLTHRIHGEFPKGTVEIDFADLADGDRFGLAAFRDQSAYIGIHREGSGYTLKAVHGITIDEWSGAPVSPGREVASAPVPAGARKVWFRAELDARPTGTREAVFLYSFDGVRFTKLGESYELYSGWAFFIAYRYGIFNFATKQLGGSIRVESFTAA from the coding sequence gccgccgcctcctccgtcaAGAAATGCCGCGACGAGACCTTCCAGAACCCAGTGCTCTACGAGGACTACCCGGACAACGACGTGTCCGTCGGCCCGGATGGCGCCTTCTACTTCTCGGCCTCCAACTTCCACTACAGCCCTGGGGCGCCGATCCTGCGgtccctcgacctcgtcaactGGGAGCCCGTCGGCCACTCGATCCCGCGCATGAACTTCGGCGACGGTTACGACCTGCCCCCCGGCGGCCCGCGGGCCTACCGCGGCGGCACGTGGGCCTCGACGCTGCGGTACCGCGAGAGCGACGGGCTGTGGTACTGGATCGGCTGCACCAACTTCTGGATCACCTGGGTCTTCACGGCGTCGTCCGTCGAGGGCCCCTGGTACAACCGCGCCAActttggcggcggcacgTGCATGTACGACAACGGTctcctcatcgacgacgacgacaccatgTACGTCGTCTACGGCAACGGGCAGGTCAAGGTCgcgcagctcgccgccgacggcctcaGCGTCGTGCGCACCGAGCAGGTCCTCCAGGCCTCGGACGTCAACACGGAGACGGTCGAGGGCAACCGGATGTACAAGATCAACGGCACGTACTACATCCTCAACGACCAGcccgggtcgacgacgtACGTCTGGAAGTCCAGCAGCCCGTGGGGCCCCTacgaggccaaggtcctCGGCCAGAACGTCGCGCCGCCGCTCGCAGGGGGCAACTCGCCGCACCAGGGCAGTCTCGTGCAGACGGCGAAGGGGGACTGGTACTTCGTGTCCTTCACCTGGGCGTACCCGGCCGGCCGCATGCCGGTGCTGGCCCCGGTCGTCTGGGGCGCCGACGGGTTCCCGGAGCTGGTAAAAGGCTCCAACGGCGGCTGGGGCTCGTCGTacccgctgccgctgccgtccCGGCCGCTCTACAACTGGACGCGGACGTACCGgttcgaggaggacggcgtgcTCCCGCCGACGTGGGAGTGGAACCACAACCCGGACGTCGCGAGCTACCGTGTCGGCAACGGCGTGACGCTCCGGGCGGCCAGCGTCACCGAGGATCTGTACTCGGCGCGGAACACGCTCACGCACCGGATCCACGGCGAGTTCCCCAAGGGCACGGTGGAGATCGacttcgccgacctcgcGGACGGCGACCGGTTCGGGCTCGCCGCGTTCCGCGACCAGAGCGCTTACATCGGCATCCACCGCGAGGGAAGCGGGTACACGCTCAAGGCGGTCCACGGTATCACCATCGACGAGTGGTCCGGGGCGCCGGTCAGCCCCGGACGGGAggtggcgtcggcgccggtgccggcgggtGCTAGGAAAGTCTGGTTTCGGGCGGAGCTGGATGCCCGGCCGACGGGCACGAGggaggccgtcttcttgtACAGCTTCGACGGGGTGCGGTTCACGAAGCTCGGGGAGTCGTACGAGCTGTACTCGGGGTGGGCGTTCTTCATCGCGTACCGCTACGGCATCTTCAACTTTGCAACCAAGCAGCTGGGCGGATCGATCAGGGTGGAGTCGTTTACGGCGGCTTGA
- a CDS encoding Putative amino acid/polyamine transporter I, amino acid permease — MAHVVSQDPGAREHDLGFGVKGDVKDGYATRPSRSDDGSADNMLEQLGYKPELERTRSTLQVAFMSFVLASIPYGLATTMLYPLAGGGPVNIIWGWLGVSLIIICVAASLGEITSVYPTAGGVYYQAFMLATPKYRRVASWICGWLYVVGNITITLAVNFGTALFFVACINVFESEPGVGVLAGEPYQVFLIFLGLTFLCNAVSSLGNKWLPLLDTAAIFWTFAGVLAIVISVLVVAKNGRHDAAYVFTHFEANSGWTDGWSFMVGLLHAGYATSSTGMVISMCEEVKKPATQVPKALVLTVCLNTLAGLLFLIPLVFVLPDITYLINLANGQPVPAIIKDAMGTSGGAFGLLVPLMVLAILCGIGCTTAASRCTWAFARDGAIPGSRWWKEVNPKLDVPMNAMMLSMVVQIVLGLIYFGSSAAFNAFSGVGVISLTASYAIPIAISLFGGRTHLVGSPFNLGKFGVFANVVALAWSALAMPLFCMPTFVPATPATINYAPAVFVAACLISGGWYFAWGKKNYAGPPTQEDPAF, encoded by the exons ATGGCGCACGTGGTCTCGCAAGATCCGGGTGCCCGCGAGCACGatctcggcttcggcgtcaagggcgaCGTCAAGGATGGCTATGCCACCCGTCCCTCCCGCTCCGACGATGGCAGCGCCGACAACATGCTCGAGCAGCTGGGCTACAAGCCCGAGCTCGAGCGCACCCGTTCGACGTTGCAGGTCGCCTTCATGTCCTTCGTCCTCGCCTCCATTCCCTACGGTCTTGCCACGACGATGCTCTACCCCTTGGCTGGCGGTGGTCCCGTGAACATCATCTGGGGATGGCTTGGAGTGTCTCTGATCATCATCTGTGTCGCTGCCTCGCTCGGTGAAATCACCAGTGTCTACCCTACTGCTGGAG GTGTCTACTACCAAGCCTTCATGCTTGCGACTCCCAAGTACCGCCGTGTGGCCAGTTGGATCTGCGGCTGGCTTTACGTGGTGGgcaacatcaccatcaccctGGCCGTGAACTTTGGAActgccctcttcttcgtcgcgTGCATCAACGTTTTCGAGTCGGAGCCCGgtgtcggcgtcctcgccggcgagccGTACCAGGTGTTCCTAATCTTCCTGGGCCTCACTTTCCTCTGCAACGCCGTTTCATCGCTCGGCAACAAGTGGCTTCCTTTGCTTGAT accgccgccatcttctggACCTTTGCTGGCGTACTGGCCATTGTCATCTCTGTCCTCGTCGTTGCCAAGAACGGCCGCCACGATGCCGCCTACGTCTTCACACACTTCGAAGCCAACTCGGGATGGACCGATGGATGGTCTTTTATGGTCGGTCTGCTCCACGCCGGATAtgccacgtcgtcgacgggcatGGTCATCTC CATGTGCGAAGAAGTCAAGAAGCCCGCTACCCAGGTCCCCAAGGCGCTCGTCCTGACCGTGTGCCTCAACACCTTGGCCGGTCTGctcttcctcatccccctcgtcttcgtcctcccgGACATCACCTACCTCATCAACCTGGCCAACGGCCAGCCCGTACCGGCCATTATCAAGGACGCCATGGGCACCTCGGGCGGCGCCtttggccttctcgtcccTCTCATGGTTCTCGCCATCCTCTGCGGTATCGGTTGCACCACGGCTGCGTCCCGGTGCACGTGGGCCTTTGCCCGTGACGGCGCCATTCCCGGATCGCGTTGGTGGAAGGAGGTCAACCCCAAGCTGGATGTGCCTATGAACGCCATGATGCTCAGCATGGTGGTCCAgatcgtcctcggcctcatctACTTTGGCTCCAGCGCCGCCTTTAACGCCTTTTCGGGCGTCGGTGTCATCTCCCTGACGGCCTCGTACGCCATCCCCATCGCCATCAGCCTGTTTGGCGGCCGCACCCACCTTGTCGGAAGCCCCTTCAACCTCGGCAAGTTTGGTGTTTTCGCCAACGTTGTTGCTCTCG CCTGGTCCGCCCTCGCGATGCCTCTGTTCTGCATGCCCACGTTCGTTCCCGCCACCCCCGCGACCATCAACTACGCACCCGCCGTCTTTGTCGCCGCCTGTCTTATTTCCGGTGGCTGGTACTTTGCCTGGGGCAAGAAGAACTACGCCGGCCCCCCGACCCAAGAGGATCCTGCCTTTTAA